The Pirellulales bacterium genome has a window encoding:
- the cas2 gene encoding CRISPR-associated endonuclease Cas2, which yields MRNTYLVCYDICDDKRLRKVYKAMRDFGDHLQYSVFECQFTAIDLAKCRHVLSEIIKHNEDQVLFVDLGPTEGRGERVISALGQPYSPIGAACIVV from the coding sequence GTGCGCAATACTTATCTAGTTTGCTACGACATTTGCGATGACAAACGCCTGCGCAAGGTTTACAAGGCCATGCGCGATTTTGGCGATCACCTGCAGTACTCGGTTTTCGAATGCCAATTCACGGCCATTGATTTGGCCAAGTGTCGCCACGTGCTTTCAGAGATTATCAAGCACAATGAAGACCAGGTATTGTTCGTGGATCTTGGACCGACGGAAGGGCGCGGGGAACGGGTAATTTCGGCGCTGGGCCAACCGTATTCGCCGATTGGCGCGGCATGTATTGTGGTTTGA
- the csb2 gene encoding type I-U CRISPR-associated protein Csb2 translates to MTSVLCVMLRFLDPMPRFHGRGDDGSPEWPPSPLRLFQALVSASATRWRENQFQDLACPALQWLEAIQPSIVTPKISPESFGYRMYVPNNSGDLVTAAWARGDTETSMVKFRVEKDIRPVHLCGGDTVYYLYPFANDQAKLQMHSEILKTAARSITHLGWGIDMVAGDAKEMQSEQIDDLPGERWVLSAGGGTALRVPIEGTLNDLIQRHERFLHRLDGGAFNPVPPLRAFRVVGYRRATDPLIRQFAAFSLLKSDASGYCAFDTVRRGMTVAGMMRSATKRAARLSGWNEEQIGSFVLGHAEKVGADHIPVSNRRFAYIPLPTIEFRGVRNASVVGSVRRALVAVLPEGGLEKIDWACRAISGTELIDKYENPQAILSVIPRTEKMLKHYLGPASVWSTVTPVVLPGYDDPSHCRRRLRSVTNSQEQKRLLEKLDERIESLLRKALHQAGFSRQLAAQAELQWRQGGFRPGVDLATRYGVPDHLKRFSRWHVKIVWRNVDGQIIEIPGPICIGGGRFYGLGLFAAEDR, encoded by the coding sequence ATGACTTCCGTGCTCTGCGTTATGCTGCGCTTCCTCGACCCCATGCCGAGATTCCACGGTCGGGGCGATGACGGTAGCCCCGAATGGCCGCCGTCGCCACTGCGATTGTTCCAGGCGCTGGTGAGCGCTTCGGCTACACGCTGGCGTGAAAACCAATTCCAAGATTTAGCGTGCCCGGCATTGCAATGGCTTGAAGCGATTCAACCTTCGATTGTGACCCCAAAGATTTCGCCTGAGAGTTTTGGTTATCGCATGTATGTTCCTAACAACTCCGGAGACTTGGTGACAGCAGCGTGGGCTCGCGGAGATACGGAAACGAGTATGGTGAAGTTCCGAGTCGAAAAGGACATTCGTCCAGTCCACCTTTGCGGCGGCGATACGGTTTATTATCTATATCCTTTTGCTAATGACCAAGCGAAGTTACAAATGCACTCTGAAATCCTCAAAACTGCCGCTCGAAGCATTACTCACTTAGGCTGGGGAATTGATATGGTGGCTGGCGATGCAAAAGAAATGCAGTCGGAGCAAATCGACGATCTTCCTGGCGAGCGCTGGGTATTAAGCGCGGGTGGTGGGACGGCTTTGCGCGTGCCAATTGAAGGAACTTTGAATGATTTAATCCAGCGGCACGAGCGATTTTTGCATCGGCTTGATGGAGGCGCATTCAATCCGGTGCCCCCACTGCGTGCATTTCGTGTCGTCGGGTATCGTCGCGCGACCGATCCTTTGATACGGCAATTCGCTGCATTTTCGTTGCTGAAGTCTGACGCAAGCGGCTACTGTGCTTTTGACACTGTTCGGCGAGGAATGACCGTCGCGGGAATGATGCGAAGCGCTACCAAAAGAGCTGCCCGATTATCCGGTTGGAATGAGGAGCAAATAGGTTCCTTTGTGTTAGGTCACGCCGAGAAAGTAGGCGCTGATCACATTCCGGTGAGCAACCGACGATTTGCTTATATTCCTCTGCCCACCATCGAGTTTCGCGGCGTTCGAAATGCATCTGTCGTGGGGAGTGTCCGCCGAGCACTTGTAGCCGTACTGCCAGAGGGCGGTCTTGAGAAAATCGATTGGGCGTGTCGCGCCATTTCCGGCACGGAATTAATTGACAAATACGAGAACCCGCAAGCCATTCTGTCGGTAATTCCGCGGACGGAAAAAATGCTTAAGCATTACCTCGGTCCTGCCTCAGTTTGGTCCACAGTAACACCAGTGGTTCTGCCTGGTTATGACGACCCAAGTCACTGCCGTCGCCGGCTCAGAAGTGTCACAAATTCGCAAGAACAGAAACGTTTGTTGGAAAAACTTGATGAACGAATCGAAAGTTTGTTGCGCAAGGCCCTTCATCAAGCCGGATTTTCGCGACAACTGGCCGCGCAAGCGGAATTGCAATGGCGGCAAGGTGGTTTCCGGCCTGGGGTAGATCTGGCAACACGCTATGGAGTTCCCGATCATCTAAAGCGTTTTTCACGATGGCATGTGAAAATTGTCTGGCGAAACGTCGATGGCCAGATAATTGAAATTCCAGGGCCAATATGTATCGGCGGCGGTCGGTTTTATGGCCTTGGCCTATTTGCCGCTGAGGATCGGTAG
- the cas7u gene encoding type I-U CRISPR-associated RAMP protein Csb1/Cas7u, protein MSDPAQFDPWLTTDNFAALIIREFLEPVEGPDGVIFPATYAAAEDKKVFPGGYNIDPPEGEKNVCLIDSVGSQANRIEPMFAKPDYAHLIPQISVRAGEKSVSILDAGHRAGDALVRCTPLQKELQDAFKAVLKGNAEPLAKIAPTSLVFGVWDSRDTQAKLPRLVASTIRAFDVRRLKRSAQYNPSTDYIGDKLLEDTADTKLKDAYAERGFVHVPATGSHGGVIVTGEIRRDAILSLAALRLLNAGSDTGKTHALRRYIFGLSLVAFTANASTYLRQGCNLVSSEKPRVFSLVHSDGKREALKITLADALKYATVVAETFGVGESKEVTFDPKLAVMDIRGESDVKGTRKKSAKKAEATAMPQEANG, encoded by the coding sequence ATGAGTGACCCTGCTCAGTTCGATCCTTGGCTGACGACTGACAACTTTGCCGCGTTGATCATCCGCGAATTCCTCGAACCTGTCGAAGGACCAGATGGAGTGATATTCCCAGCGACATATGCCGCGGCGGAAGACAAGAAAGTGTTTCCTGGTGGTTACAATATTGATCCGCCCGAGGGTGAGAAAAACGTTTGCCTCATCGATAGCGTTGGTTCGCAAGCGAACCGAATCGAGCCGATGTTCGCCAAACCGGACTATGCTCATCTCATTCCGCAAATTTCTGTGCGGGCAGGCGAAAAGTCCGTGAGTATTTTGGACGCTGGTCATCGGGCTGGAGATGCACTTGTCCGTTGCACACCGCTACAGAAGGAATTGCAGGATGCTTTCAAAGCGGTCCTGAAAGGAAACGCAGAACCACTCGCCAAAATCGCGCCAACTTCGCTGGTTTTCGGCGTCTGGGATTCGCGCGATACCCAGGCAAAACTACCCCGTTTGGTGGCGTCTACAATTCGGGCATTCGATGTCAGACGACTCAAGCGTTCAGCGCAATACAATCCTTCGACCGATTACATTGGTGATAAGCTATTGGAAGACACTGCTGACACAAAGCTGAAAGACGCCTACGCAGAACGCGGCTTCGTTCACGTCCCCGCAACTGGTTCGCACGGTGGCGTCATCGTAACCGGCGAAATCCGTCGGGATGCGATTTTGAGCCTCGCCGCATTACGATTGCTCAACGCTGGCAGCGATACGGGAAAAACACACGCTTTACGCCGATACATCTTCGGCCTGTCGCTCGTCGCATTCACAGCCAATGCTTCCACATATCTTCGGCAGGGGTGCAATCTCGTATCGAGCGAAAAGCCCCGTGTATTCAGCTTGGTGCATTCTGACGGCAAACGTGAAGCCCTGAAAATAACGCTGGCAGATGCGTTGAAATATGCCACTGTGGTAGCCGAGACCTTCGGTGTTGGGGAAAGCAAAGAAGTAACATTTGACCCTAAGCTAGCGGTTATGGACATTAGAGGTGAGAGCGATGTTAAAGGAACACGGAAAAAGTCGGCAAAGAAAGCCGAAGCAACTGCAATGCCGCAGGAGGCTAACGGATGA
- the cas8c gene encoding type I-U CRISPR-associated protein Cas8c, with translation MSEAIRINVDPTNPGQFFACCGLLELVDRLWPRAEGWFEKGEFCIECEGALCKVLDAFVSCRLTNTMTEAQHVRFKEITAMKVKERKSTPGVEDEEKTLGAMLREASIVLKAPFDITLDWFTDGYAGGSRFKTWAGRQSVLDIATSMKQALEAAEWRTEKCLTFLAKECGLPFNFDSDLGGQGDAVDVGFSFDPLAASALTRIGTSARPALELLAFVGLQRFRPAEIKGENRFLYTTWNQPLPIQVAMPAACGVLPLSGAKRFEFRLLYRTKYLKSFLPAISLTGGSDE, from the coding sequence ATGAGCGAAGCCATTCGCATCAATGTCGATCCGACTAACCCGGGCCAATTTTTCGCCTGCTGCGGTCTGCTGGAACTGGTCGATCGACTGTGGCCACGCGCGGAAGGATGGTTTGAAAAGGGGGAGTTTTGCATTGAGTGCGAGGGAGCATTATGCAAGGTGCTAGATGCTTTCGTAAGTTGCCGTCTGACAAACACGATGACCGAGGCTCAACATGTTCGATTTAAAGAAATCACCGCGATGAAAGTGAAGGAGCGAAAAAGCACACCCGGAGTTGAAGACGAGGAAAAGACGCTGGGAGCAATGCTTCGCGAGGCATCCATTGTTCTGAAGGCTCCCTTCGATATTACACTCGATTGGTTCACTGACGGCTATGCCGGCGGGAGCCGATTCAAAACTTGGGCAGGCCGGCAATCGGTTCTCGATATCGCTACGTCTATGAAACAAGCTTTGGAAGCTGCCGAATGGCGAACCGAAAAATGCTTGACGTTCTTGGCTAAAGAGTGCGGTCTGCCGTTCAACTTTGATTCCGATCTAGGCGGGCAAGGGGATGCCGTCGATGTTGGCTTTAGTTTCGATCCGCTGGCGGCAAGCGCTCTGACGCGGATCGGAACTTCAGCCCGACCCGCGCTAGAACTGCTCGCATTTGTCGGATTGCAACGATTTCGCCCCGCAGAAATTAAAGGGGAGAATCGGTTCCTATATACGACCTGGAATCAACCACTCCCTATACAAGTCGCAATGCCCGCTGCTTGTGGGGTACTGCCGCTTTCGGGCGCGAAGCGATTTGAGTTCCGCTTGCTGTACCGCACTAAGTACCTAAAGAGTTTTTTGCCCGCTATTTCTTTAACTGGAGGTTCCGATGAGTGA
- the cas3u gene encoding type I-U CRISPR-associated helicase/endonuclease Cas3: MRGVVIVTNRQLDFAASFEALTDNPPFPWQRVWYEHLAAGRFEKIKTCSLPTGLGKTSVIACWLIALANDTENIVPRRLVYVVNRRTVVDQATDEANKLRDKLGDKSNNNRQLAALKAQLQKLSATALQADEPPLAISTLRGQFEDNREWSADPSKPTIIVGTVDMIGSRLLFSGYGCGFKSKPLHAGFLGQDVLLVHDEAHLEKPFQELLIAIENEQRNEPSELGEKYHLKVIELSATPRGGGDVFSLTEEDERNEVIQKRIRAKKLLVSVPLEVREEKKLPDRLAELALVHKDSNRAILVFARTVDTVEKVAEKLRKAAGKDFVETLTGTLRGKERDELVNKPVFLRFLTKAERENKTVYLVCTSAGEVGINISADHLACDLSTFESMAQRLGRVNRFGDRDDTRIDIVHPNEFDDKDDFESRLKATLELLTRLKGNGSPAAFGELNLKDRLAAFAPTATILPTSDILFDAWAMTSIKDKLPGRPVVEPYLHGISDDPPQTIIAWRQEVELLTPEVLERNKLEPEDILDLYPLKPHEELSGPTYGKNKVFEQFEKIAARDAKREPNLRLSAWVIEPDGSIAIYPLVKLAEKDKQNKPLIPLGGRTVLLPPHAGGFSGGLLQGDEPFSEAIEYDVSDQWYTDKKMSIRRRWRGNADDDDFETETEKMRLIRSIYIPAPGDDEDTGGWSWLWFTRPKSADDDGSKTSHDATTLDHHTNDVEQEAKRLADLLLRDKPALRAALILAARFHDLGKCRSVWQRSIGNDDYPKKKYAKSGRLPYGGQLKPREITGYRHEFGSLVDVLDQQQQHLAELQRLTEDMQDLVLHLIAAHHGRGRPHFPSNGDSDEAFDPEPKGQNLATIATAVPRRFARLQRKYGRWGLAYLESLLRAADYAASAKPSPEGFVTEDKQ; this comes from the coding sequence ATGAGGGGGGTAGTCATCGTGACAAACCGGCAACTTGATTTTGCTGCTTCATTCGAAGCCCTCACCGACAATCCGCCGTTTCCGTGGCAGCGGGTATGGTACGAACATCTGGCGGCCGGCAGGTTTGAGAAAATCAAAACATGCAGTCTCCCAACCGGCCTCGGAAAAACGTCGGTCATTGCTTGTTGGTTAATCGCACTGGCCAACGATACGGAAAACATTGTCCCGCGCCGTTTGGTATATGTGGTGAACCGACGCACGGTGGTCGATCAGGCTACCGACGAGGCAAACAAGCTACGCGACAAGCTCGGCGATAAATCGAACAACAATCGGCAATTGGCAGCCTTGAAAGCCCAACTGCAAAAGCTTTCCGCAACCGCGCTGCAAGCCGACGAGCCCCCCTTGGCCATCAGCACACTGCGCGGGCAATTTGAAGACAACCGCGAGTGGTCTGCCGACCCATCCAAGCCTACCATCATCGTTGGCACCGTGGACATGATCGGCAGCCGCTTGTTATTTAGCGGGTATGGGTGTGGTTTCAAATCGAAGCCGCTGCATGCGGGTTTCCTCGGGCAAGACGTGCTGCTGGTGCATGACGAGGCACACCTGGAAAAGCCCTTTCAGGAGTTGCTAATTGCGATTGAGAATGAGCAACGGAATGAACCATCAGAATTGGGTGAGAAATATCATCTTAAGGTAATTGAACTTTCGGCCACACCGCGCGGTGGCGGCGACGTTTTTAGTTTGACTGAAGAAGACGAAAGAAACGAAGTCATACAAAAGCGTATTCGGGCCAAAAAACTGCTGGTCTCGGTCCCTCTCGAAGTCCGTGAGGAAAAAAAATTGCCCGACCGGCTTGCCGAGTTGGCACTGGTTCATAAAGACAGCAATCGGGCGATTCTAGTATTCGCACGTACTGTCGATACGGTCGAAAAAGTGGCCGAGAAACTCCGAAAGGCGGCCGGGAAAGACTTTGTTGAAACACTAACCGGCACGCTTCGAGGCAAAGAACGAGATGAGTTAGTAAACAAGCCTGTTTTTCTACGCTTCTTAACTAAAGCTGAGCGCGAAAATAAAACCGTCTATCTCGTTTGCACGAGTGCCGGTGAAGTTGGCATCAACATTTCGGCTGACCATTTGGCTTGCGATCTATCCACGTTTGAGAGCATGGCTCAACGTTTGGGCCGCGTAAATCGTTTCGGCGACCGCGACGACACCCGCATTGATATCGTTCACCCAAATGAGTTCGACGATAAAGACGATTTTGAATCACGGTTAAAGGCAACGCTGGAATTGCTTACGCGGTTGAAGGGCAATGGCAGTCCTGCCGCTTTCGGAGAATTGAATTTGAAAGACCGCCTCGCCGCGTTTGCCCCCACAGCGACGATTCTGCCCACGTCGGATATTCTTTTCGATGCCTGGGCAATGACCAGCATCAAGGATAAGCTTCCAGGTCGCCCCGTCGTCGAGCCTTACCTGCACGGCATTAGTGACGATCCGCCACAGACCATAATCGCCTGGCGACAAGAAGTTGAACTGCTCACCCCTGAGGTTCTGGAAAGGAACAAGCTTGAACCGGAAGACATTCTCGATTTATACCCGCTAAAGCCGCACGAAGAACTGAGCGGACCGACTTACGGCAAGAACAAGGTATTCGAGCAGTTTGAAAAGATCGCTGCACGAGATGCAAAACGAGAACCCAACTTGCGCCTCTCTGCCTGGGTCATTGAACCGGATGGTTCCATCGCGATCTATCCCCTCGTCAAACTCGCTGAAAAGGATAAGCAAAACAAACCTCTAATTCCCCTGGGCGGCCGCACGGTCTTACTTCCGCCGCATGCAGGTGGATTTAGTGGCGGACTCCTCCAAGGAGATGAACCCTTCTCAGAAGCAATCGAATACGACGTGTCGGACCAGTGGTACACCGATAAGAAAATGTCTATCCGACGTCGATGGCGCGGCAACGCTGACGATGACGACTTCGAAACGGAAACCGAAAAGATGCGGTTGATTAGATCAATCTACATCCCTGCCCCAGGCGATGACGAGGACACGGGAGGTTGGTCTTGGCTCTGGTTCACGCGTCCTAAATCTGCCGATGACGATGGATCCAAGACAAGCCACGACGCCACAACTTTGGATCATCACACAAACGACGTGGAACAGGAAGCAAAGAGGTTGGCTGACTTACTATTGCGGGATAAGCCGGCGCTGCGCGCGGCACTAATTCTGGCCGCGCGGTTCCATGATTTGGGAAAATGTCGCAGCGTTTGGCAGCGAAGCATTGGCAATGACGATTACCCGAAGAAAAAATATGCCAAGTCTGGTCGTTTGCCCTACGGCGGCCAATTGAAGCCGCGAGAAATTACCGGTTACCGTCACGAATTTGGTTCTCTCGTCGATGTATTGGATCAGCAGCAACAGCATCTCGCCGAGTTGCAGAGGCTGACCGAAGATATGCAAGATTTGGTGTTGCATCTAATTGCCGCCCATCACGGCCGTGGGCGGCCTCACTTTCCATCGAATGGCGATTCGGACGAAGCCTTCGATCCAGAGCCGAAGGGGCAAAACTTAGCCACAATCGCAACCGCAGTGCCGCGGCGGTTTGCCCGTTTGCAGCGCAAATACGGACGGTGGGGCCTGGCATATTTGGAGTCGCTGCTCCGCGCCGCTGACTATGCCGCCAGTGCCAAACCAAGCCCGGAGGGATTCGTGACGGAGGATAAGCAATGA
- a CDS encoding helix-turn-helix domain-containing protein, with product MIWQQILLGSAGNGRMSSNRKRLSRDELERAFGNKVPPILSPEKLAQLLGLSVKTMYAWIAAGRLDGAFRKRGKHILIWRDRALDILFDGPDWMD from the coding sequence ATGATTTGGCAACAAATCTTACTTGGCTCGGCAGGGAATGGCCGCATGAGCAGTAACAGAAAACGACTTTCGCGCGATGAGCTTGAACGCGCCTTCGGCAATAAAGTGCCGCCCATTCTCAGCCCCGAAAAGCTGGCGCAGCTACTCGGGCTGAGCGTCAAAACCATGTATGCATGGATCGCAGCCGGACGGTTGGACGGAGCATTCCGCAAACGCGGCAAGCACATTCTCATCTGGCGGGATCGTGCACTCGACATTCTCTTTGATGGACCGGATTGGATGGATTAA